One window of Candidatus Methylomirabilota bacterium genomic DNA carries:
- the uvrC gene encoding excinuclease ABC subunit UvrC, whose amino-acid sequence MKLEEKLATLPDRPGVYLYRDAKGQALYVGKAASLRGRVRSYFQESRPRDAKTDALVRQIGDLEYIVTDNELEALMLEANLVRKHRPRYNIILRDDKHYPFLKLTTNEDFPRLLVARRVQDDGAVYYGPFYPATAMRETLRLARQLFPLRTCSIKIDGRLERPCIQYYIHRCNAPCTGWETREGYARTVRDVQAFLEGKDEDLVAKLTREMETAAAEEKFERAAALRDQIQSLNKVRERQKIISTDLVDQDVIGVVRQGGDACVELFFVRQGRLMGQEAFFFDRVAGWKDGEVLSAFLRQFYGKHVTPASEILISEEVPEAELVAEWLSGLRKRRVQLLVPQRGAKREFVAMAEANAAIALQNHLLSRENRQQLIVEELQRALTLPGLPNRIEGYDVSSIQGSEQVGAMVVWENGALKKDDYKRFRIKTVAGADDFASLEEMLRRRFSKSLEQGTPLPDLVLIDGGRGQLNIGLNVLQELGLDYIPVVALAKQREEVYRGDSLEPLVLDPTSPALHTLQKIRDEAHRFAISYHKKLRTKRTIQSVLDAIPGVGPTIRTSLLKTLGSARRVRESTVAELAGVPKVTPKLAQRIFDYFHPSEAGAADPAGNRN is encoded by the coding sequence ATGAAGCTGGAAGAGAAGCTCGCCACGCTGCCCGACCGCCCCGGGGTCTACCTCTACCGGGACGCCAAAGGGCAGGCGCTCTACGTCGGCAAGGCGGCGTCGCTCCGGGGCCGGGTCCGGTCGTACTTCCAGGAGTCGCGTCCGCGCGACGCCAAGACCGACGCGCTGGTGCGACAGATCGGCGACCTCGAGTACATCGTCACCGACAACGAGCTCGAGGCGCTGATGCTCGAGGCCAACCTGGTCCGCAAGCACCGGCCGCGCTACAACATCATCCTGCGCGACGACAAGCACTATCCGTTCCTCAAGCTCACGACCAACGAGGACTTCCCGCGGCTGCTGGTGGCCCGCCGGGTCCAGGACGACGGCGCCGTCTACTACGGGCCGTTCTATCCGGCGACGGCGATGCGCGAGACACTCCGGCTGGCGCGGCAGCTCTTCCCGCTCCGCACGTGCTCCATCAAGATCGACGGCCGCCTCGAGCGCCCCTGTATCCAGTACTACATCCATCGGTGCAACGCGCCCTGCACCGGCTGGGAGACGCGGGAGGGCTATGCCCGGACCGTCCGCGACGTGCAGGCCTTCCTGGAGGGCAAGGACGAGGACCTGGTCGCGAAGCTGACCCGGGAGATGGAGACCGCCGCGGCCGAGGAGAAGTTCGAGCGGGCGGCGGCGCTCCGCGACCAGATCCAGTCGCTCAACAAGGTCCGCGAGCGCCAGAAGATCATCTCGACGGACCTGGTGGACCAGGACGTCATCGGGGTCGTGCGGCAGGGCGGCGACGCGTGCGTGGAGCTGTTCTTCGTGCGCCAGGGCCGCCTGATGGGGCAGGAGGCCTTCTTCTTCGACCGGGTGGCCGGCTGGAAGGACGGCGAGGTCCTCTCGGCGTTCCTCCGGCAGTTCTACGGCAAGCACGTGACCCCCGCCTCCGAAATCTTAATATCCGAGGAGGTCCCGGAGGCCGAGTTGGTGGCGGAGTGGCTGAGCGGCCTCCGCAAGCGGCGGGTGCAGCTCCTGGTCCCCCAGCGCGGCGCCAAGCGGGAGTTCGTGGCGATGGCCGAGGCCAACGCAGCGATCGCGCTGCAGAATCACTTGCTGTCCCGCGAGAACCGGCAGCAGCTGATCGTCGAGGAGCTGCAGCGGGCGCTGACCCTGCCCGGCCTGCCCAACCGGATCGAGGGCTATGATGTCTCCTCCATCCAGGGCTCGGAGCAGGTGGGGGCGATGGTGGTGTGGGAAAATGGCGCGCTGAAGAAGGACGATTACAAGCGCTTCCGGATCAAGACCGTCGCCGGCGCGGACGATTTCGCCTCGCTCGAGGAGATGCTGCGGCGGCGGTTCTCGAAGTCGCTGGAGCAGGGCACGCCGCTGCCGGACCTGGTGCTGATCGACGGGGGCCGGGGCCAGCTCAACATCGGCCTGAACGTGCTGCAGGAGTTGGGGCTGGACTACATCCCGGTCGTGGCCCTGGCCAAGCAGCGGGAGGAAGTCTACCGGGGCGACAGCCTGGAGCCGCTGGTTCTCGACCCGACCTCGCCCGCGCTGCACACGCTGCAGAAGATCCGTGACGAGGCGCACCGGTTCGCCATCAGCTACCACAAGAAGCTCCGGACGAAGCGGACGATCCAGTCGGTCCTCGACGCCATCCCGGGGGTCGGTCCGACCATCCGGACGAGCCTTCTGAAGACTTTGGGATCGGCCCGGCGCGTGAGAGAATCCACCGTCGCCGAGTTGGCTGGGGTGCCGAAGGTGACCCCCAAGCTGGCCCAGCGGATTTTCGACTACTTTCACCCGTCCGAGGCCGGCGCCGCCGACCCGGCGGGGAACCGGAACTGA
- the holA gene encoding DNA polymerase III subunit delta translates to MDYAAFLRNAERGQLPPVALLHGADPQLLDDALAVVARALFPDPSLAVFDRDAFDAREAEVEAVVNAALTLPVQAALRLVVVRHAQALPPRGTETLARYLARPNPAAAVLLLADEPLGVSRDRRSPHWLLGVLPATAVVELLPRRGRALEEWLRQRALAEGLSVSEEAARLLVQWVGEDSAALLGEARKAALAGGSDNRAVGVTEVTAVVGEHRVSAIFELTRAIERREVGRALKTLERLLASEDAVFVLAALTRDVRTAWMARAWRERGQSVDQIARMLRRPPGAVEALVAAATAQPADVLAGKLIRCWRAEQRLKSGGEARAEMAVLVAELCGAG, encoded by the coding sequence GTGGACTACGCCGCCTTTCTCCGGAACGCCGAGCGCGGCCAGCTTCCCCCGGTCGCGCTCCTCCACGGCGCCGACCCGCAGCTCCTGGACGATGCGCTGGCCGTCGTCGCCCGCGCCCTGTTTCCGGACCCCTCCCTGGCCGTCTTCGACCGCGACGCGTTCGACGCTCGCGAGGCGGAGGTCGAGGCGGTCGTCAACGCGGCGCTCACGCTGCCGGTGCAGGCCGCCCTGCGGTTGGTGGTGGTGCGCCACGCCCAGGCGCTGCCGCCGAGGGGCACCGAGACGCTGGCGCGCTACCTCGCCCGTCCCAACCCCGCGGCCGCGGTCCTCCTGCTCGCCGACGAGCCCCTGGGCGTCTCGCGCGACCGCCGGAGCCCGCATTGGCTGCTGGGCGTGCTGCCGGCGACCGCCGTCGTCGAGCTCCTGCCCCGGCGGGGTCGAGCGCTGGAGGAATGGCTGCGTCAGCGCGCGCTGGCCGAGGGCCTCAGCGTGAGCGAAGAGGCGGCCCGGCTGCTCGTGCAGTGGGTGGGGGAGGACAGCGCGGCGCTGCTCGGCGAGGCCCGCAAGGCGGCGCTGGCCGGAGGGAGCGACAACCGGGCGGTCGGCGTCACCGAGGTCACCGCCGTCGTCGGCGAGCACCGGGTCAGCGCCATCTTCGAGCTCACCCGGGCGATCGAGCGCCGCGAGGTCGGTCGGGCCCTGAAGACGCTCGAGCGGCTGCTCGCCAGCGAGGACGCGGTCTTCGTCCTGGCGGCCCTGACGCGCGACGTGCGGACGGCCTGGATGGCCCGCGCCTGGCGCGAGCGCGGCCAGTCGGTCGACCAGATCGCCCGCATGCTCCGCCGCCCGCCCGGGGCCGTCGAGGCGCTCGTCGCCGCGGCCACCGCGCAGCCGGCAGACGTCCTGGCGGGAAAGCTGATCCGCTGCTGGCGGGCCGAACAGCGCTTGAAGTCGGGCGGTGAGGCCCGGGCCGAGATGGCGGTGCTGGTGGCGGAGCTCTGTGGTGCGGGGTAG
- a CDS encoding neutral/alkaline non-lysosomal ceramidase N-terminal domain-containing protein produces the protein MFLLAALLALAPRVAAAERCDGCLTAGAASVALRIPRGAPLAGYGSFARRLPVPDLFGRHPHAFWFKPSEGELDPLGARALVVEGAGARLAWVSADLIAVDRAFTARVAQRLRESGVPSATVILSASHTHSGPGAFFDSALLGALSVDRRDEAVHEALVESVVEAIRRADAHRVAARVGSASGAASGLTTGRLGRPVDSEIVVVKILAATGAPIAALWNFAIHGTMLGPRNLRLSGDVMGVATRELERRLGVPTLFVNGAVGDVSPQRHGSTEAQAAGRELAAAVRAVWTHAHAGRHGAVAIRTARVALPAPHLSLRNCGGAWIPRWLTVPLGQALPRETELVGGALGDAAWVAIPGELQSSLGQAIKRSVPSTWGQAFVAGVSNDYLGYFLTAADYARVTYVACASLYGPEAGETLTRAASELLGGLVGEGR, from the coding sequence GTGTTCCTGCTCGCCGCTCTGCTGGCCCTGGCGCCGCGGGTCGCCGCCGCCGAGCGTTGCGACGGGTGCCTCACGGCCGGCGCGGCGTCCGTCGCGCTCCGCATCCCGCGCGGCGCGCCCCTCGCCGGCTACGGGAGCTTTGCCCGGCGGCTCCCCGTTCCCGACCTGTTCGGACGCCACCCGCACGCTTTCTGGTTCAAGCCGAGCGAGGGGGAGCTGGACCCGCTGGGGGCCCGCGCCCTGGTCGTGGAAGGCGCCGGCGCCCGCCTGGCCTGGGTGTCCGCCGATCTGATCGCGGTCGATCGCGCGTTCACGGCCCGGGTCGCCCAACGCCTCCGCGAGTCCGGCGTGCCGTCGGCGACGGTGATTCTCTCCGCTTCCCATACGCATTCGGGGCCTGGCGCGTTCTTCGATTCGGCGTTGCTGGGCGCACTCAGCGTCGACCGTCGCGACGAGGCGGTGCACGAAGCGCTCGTCGAGAGCGTCGTCGAGGCGATCCGCCGCGCCGACGCCCACAGGGTTGCCGCCCGCGTGGGCTCGGCCAGCGGCGCGGCGTCCGGGCTCACGACGGGCCGCCTCGGCCGTCCGGTCGACTCGGAGATCGTGGTCGTGAAAATCCTGGCCGCGACGGGCGCGCCCATCGCCGCACTCTGGAACTTCGCGATCCACGGCACGATGCTCGGCCCTCGGAACCTCCGACTCTCGGGTGACGTCATGGGCGTGGCCACGCGCGAGCTGGAGCGCCGTCTCGGCGTCCCGACCCTGTTCGTGAACGGCGCCGTGGGCGACGTGAGCCCGCAGCGTCACGGCTCCACCGAGGCCCAGGCGGCAGGAAGGGAGCTGGCCGCCGCGGTTCGCGCCGTCTGGACCCACGCCCACGCTGGGCGGCACGGCGCGGTGGCCATCCGCACCGCACGCGTCGCCCTGCCGGCCCCGCATCTGTCGCTGCGGAACTGCGGCGGCGCCTGGATTCCCCGCTGGCTTACGGTTCCTCTCGGCCAGGCGCTACCGCGCGAGACCGAACTGGTCGGCGGGGCGCTCGGCGACGCCGCCTGGGTGGCGATTCCAGGGGAGCTCCAGTCGAGCCTCGGCCAAGCCATCAAGCGCAGTGTGCCGTCGACGTGGGGCCAGGCCTTCGTGGCGGGGGTGTCCAATGACTACCTGGGCTACTTCCTCACTGCCGCGGATTATGCGCGCGTGACGTACGTCGCTTGCGCGAGCCTCTACGGGCCGGAGGCGGGCGAGACGCTCACGCGGGCCGCCAGCGAGCTGCTGGGCGGGCTGGTCGGGGAGGGCCGGTGA
- a CDS encoding LptE family protein: MTDGPRYCVPAVPLLLAAGLLVAGCGYTLRGTLPAHIKTVAVPVFKNRTSEPAVENSITRAIVEAFSTNGRLRVVKPEEADAILEGEITGYQVDSVAFDASANVRQYRLTVTMNLRFRDVRENKVLYERNGYQERADFRVPAAVSETIVREAAALRTAAVDIGRAVVSSTVERF; encoded by the coding sequence ATGACTGACGGACCTCGCTACTGCGTCCCGGCGGTGCCCCTCCTCCTCGCGGCCGGTCTCCTGGTCGCCGGCTGCGGCTACACGCTCCGCGGCACGCTGCCGGCCCACATCAAAACCGTCGCGGTGCCGGTCTTCAAGAACCGCACCTCGGAGCCGGCCGTCGAAAACTCCATCACCCGCGCCATCGTCGAGGCCTTCTCGACGAATGGACGGCTGCGCGTGGTGAAGCCGGAGGAGGCGGACGCGATCCTGGAGGGCGAGATCACCGGGTACCAGGTGGACTCGGTGGCGTTCGATGCCAGCGCGAACGTCCGCCAGTACCGCCTCACGGTCACGATGAATCTCCGCTTCCGCGACGTGCGCGAGAACAAGGTCCTGTACGAGCGCAACGGGTACCAGGAACGCGCCGATTTCCGCGTGCCCGCCGCCGTCTCCGAGACGATCGTGCGCGAGGCGGCGGCGCTCCGCACGGCCGCGGTGGACATCGGACGCGCCGTGGTGAGCTCCACCGTCGAGCGCTTCTGA
- the leuS gene encoding leucine--tRNA ligase: MSSDRYPVREIEAKWQRIWEERKQFRAAEDPSRPKFYCLEMFPYPSGRIHMGHVRVYAIGDLLARYKRMRGFNVLHPMGWDAFGLPAENAAIEHGVHPAIWTYENIDSMRSQLKRLGTSYDWDREVTTCDPAYYKWEQLIFIKMFEQGLAYRRRSAVNWCPSCKTVLANEQVEAGRCWRCDSEVTLREIEGWFFKITAYADELLAWCDRLPGWPERVLTMQRHWIGRSEGAEFDLPVAGRPELKIRVFTTRPDTAFGMTYAVLAPEHPLVDRLGAGEAERATVAAFRAEVARQSEIERLAVDRPKRGLRLSARVVNPFSGVEIPLFIADYVLMGYGTGAVMAVPGEDQRDWDFAKQHNLPIIETVERPPGWVGEAYPGAGIKINSGFLDGLTVAEAKRRAIDWLVQRGLGEAKVNYRLRDWGISRQRYWGAPIPILYCDACGMVPEREVNLPVVLPRDVQMSGKGGSPLADVATFVNARCPRCGGRARRETDTMDTFVESSWYFLRYCSPRYEGGMFDPQAADYWMPVDQYIGGIEHAVLHLLYARFYTKVLRDLGLTKVDEPFTALLSQGMVIKDGAKMSKSKGNIVDPDEQVRKYGADTARLFSLFAAPPEKDLDWNDHGVEGAFRFLNRVWRFVAGHLEELRQAEGPRVAPVSEDGRTFRRAIHETVRRVTDDIERDVHFNTAVSAIMELVNALQTFEPAPPERVPPGERTALLREAVEAMLLLLAPFCPHIAEELWTRLGHSESVFARRWPEPDPAALERDEVTVVVQVDGKVRSRLTVEAGTPEADVQRRALADDKVKAWLAARRVERVVVVPNRLVNIVTRS, translated from the coding sequence ATGTCCAGCGACCGCTACCCCGTCCGTGAGATCGAGGCCAAGTGGCAGCGGATCTGGGAGGAACGGAAGCAGTTTCGCGCCGCCGAGGATCCGAGCCGCCCGAAGTTCTATTGCCTCGAGATGTTTCCGTACCCGTCGGGGCGCATTCACATGGGTCACGTCCGCGTGTACGCCATCGGCGATCTCCTGGCCCGCTACAAGCGGATGCGCGGCTTCAACGTGCTCCACCCGATGGGCTGGGACGCCTTCGGCCTGCCCGCCGAGAACGCGGCGATCGAGCACGGCGTGCATCCGGCCATCTGGACCTACGAGAACATCGACTCCATGCGCTCGCAGCTCAAGAGGCTGGGAACCTCCTACGACTGGGACCGCGAGGTGACCACCTGCGACCCCGCCTACTACAAGTGGGAGCAGCTCATCTTCATCAAGATGTTCGAGCAGGGGCTCGCCTACCGCCGTCGCTCGGCTGTGAACTGGTGCCCCTCGTGCAAGACGGTGCTGGCCAACGAGCAGGTGGAGGCGGGCCGGTGCTGGCGGTGCGATTCGGAGGTGACGCTGCGCGAGATCGAGGGCTGGTTCTTCAAGATCACGGCCTACGCCGACGAGCTGCTCGCCTGGTGCGACCGGCTGCCGGGCTGGCCCGAGCGCGTGCTCACGATGCAGCGGCACTGGATCGGGCGGAGCGAGGGCGCGGAGTTCGACCTGCCCGTCGCGGGTCGGCCCGAGCTCAAGATCCGCGTCTTCACCACGCGCCCCGACACCGCCTTCGGTATGACCTACGCCGTGCTGGCCCCGGAGCATCCGCTGGTGGATCGGCTCGGCGCCGGCGAGGCCGAGCGGGCGACGGTGGCGGCCTTCCGGGCCGAGGTGGCGCGCCAGTCGGAGATCGAGCGGCTGGCGGTGGACCGGCCCAAGCGGGGCCTCCGGCTATCGGCGCGCGTGGTGAATCCCTTCAGCGGCGTCGAGATCCCGCTGTTCATCGCAGACTACGTCCTCATGGGCTACGGCACCGGCGCCGTCATGGCGGTGCCCGGCGAGGACCAGCGGGACTGGGACTTCGCCAAGCAGCACAACCTGCCCATCATCGAGACCGTGGAGCGCCCCCCCGGCTGGGTCGGCGAGGCCTACCCGGGCGCCGGGATCAAGATCAACTCGGGCTTCCTCGACGGCCTGACGGTCGCCGAAGCCAAGCGCAGGGCGATCGACTGGCTGGTCCAGCGCGGCCTCGGGGAGGCGAAGGTGAACTACCGCCTGCGCGACTGGGGGATCAGCCGCCAGCGGTACTGGGGCGCCCCCATTCCGATCCTCTACTGCGACGCCTGCGGCATGGTGCCGGAGAGGGAGGTGAACCTGCCGGTGGTGCTCCCGCGCGACGTCCAGATGAGCGGCAAAGGAGGCTCGCCGCTCGCCGATGTCGCCACCTTCGTCAACGCCCGCTGCCCGCGCTGCGGCGGCCGAGCCCGCCGCGAGACCGACACGATGGACACCTTCGTCGAGTCGTCGTGGTACTTCCTGCGGTACTGCTCGCCCCGCTACGAAGGGGGAATGTTCGACCCCCAGGCCGCCGACTACTGGATGCCCGTCGACCAGTACATCGGCGGCATCGAGCACGCCGTCCTCCATCTCCTCTACGCGCGGTTCTACACCAAGGTGCTGCGCGACCTCGGGCTCACCAAGGTGGACGAGCCGTTCACCGCGCTGCTGAGCCAGGGAATGGTCATCAAGGACGGCGCCAAGATGTCGAAGTCGAAGGGCAACATCGTGGATCCCGACGAGCAGGTGCGCAAGTATGGCGCGGACACCGCCCGCCTCTTCTCGCTCTTCGCGGCGCCGCCGGAGAAGGATCTCGACTGGAACGACCACGGCGTCGAGGGCGCGTTCCGCTTCCTCAACCGCGTGTGGCGCTTCGTCGCCGGGCATCTCGAGGAGTTGCGCCAGGCCGAGGGCCCGCGGGTGGCGCCGGTCTCCGAGGACGGCCGCACGTTCCGCCGCGCGATCCACGAGACCGTCAGGCGGGTGACCGACGATATCGAGCGCGATGTCCATTTCAATACGGCGGTGAGCGCGATCATGGAGCTGGTCAACGCGCTCCAGACCTTCGAGCCGGCGCCGCCGGAGCGCGTCCCGCCGGGCGAGCGCACGGCGCTGCTCCGGGAGGCGGTGGAGGCGATGCTGCTCCTGCTCGCCCCCTTCTGCCCCCACATCGCCGAGGAGCTGTGGACCCGGCTCGGCCATAGCGAGAGCGTATTCGCGCGGCGGTGGCCGGAGCCCGATCCGGCCGCGCTTGAGCGAGACGAGGTCACCGTCGTGGTCCAGGTCGACGGCAAGGTGCGCAGCCGCCTGACCGTCGAGGCCGGTACGCCCGAGGCGGACGTTCAGCGCCGGGCGCTGGCGGACGACAAGGTCAAGGCCTGGCTCGCCGCCCGGCGGGTCGAGCGGGTCGTCGTCGTCCCCAACCGGCTCGTCAACATCGTCACCCGCTCATGA
- the uvrB gene encoding excinuclease ABC subunit UvrB, producing MFRLTSEYPPRGDQPRAIARLIEMIRARRRHVVLRGVTGSGKTYTMANVIAEVGRPTLVISPNKTLAAQLFSEFKAFFPDNAVEYFVSYYDYYQPEAYIPQSDTYIEKDALINDEIDRMRHSATRSLMERRDVIVVASVSCIYGIGAPETYQEMHLALGQGERIDRDEIIRRLVSVQYERNDYDFHRGTFRVRGDIVEVFPANEETFALRIELFGDVVDALHRIDPLRGAVLERLPAVGIYPASHYVTPAAQLERALGTIHEELQERLAFLRTRNRLLEAQRLEQRTLFDIEMLRELGYCHGIENYSRHLTGRRPGEPPPVLIEYLPSDALIIVDESHVAVPQLRGMYYGDRSRKEALVEYGFRLPSAFDNRPLTFEEFTRLTGQTVYVSATPGAYELEMAGDAVAEQVIRPTGLMDPKITVRPARDQVDDLLHEIRAHAERNERVLVTTLTKRMAEDLTEYYLQAGLRVRYLHSDIDTLDRVAVIRDLRLGKFDALIGINLLREGLDIPEVSLVAILDADKEGYLRSKTSLIQTAGRTARNVNGEVIMYADQVTDSMAATIRETERRRQLQAAYNVEHGITPESIRSSIRELLQTVYERDYYTVEVEAPAQERFESPAALERRIVELETRMKEAARRLDFEQATELRDRVRALRKLQTV from the coding sequence GTGTTCCGGCTAACGTCAGAGTACCCGCCTCGCGGCGATCAGCCGCGGGCCATCGCGCGCCTCATCGAGATGATCCGCGCCCGACGCCGCCACGTCGTCCTGCGGGGCGTGACGGGTTCCGGAAAGACCTACACCATGGCCAACGTCATCGCGGAGGTGGGGCGACCGACGCTGGTGATCTCGCCGAACAAGACGCTGGCCGCCCAGCTCTTCAGCGAGTTCAAGGCCTTCTTCCCCGACAACGCGGTCGAGTACTTCGTATCGTACTACGACTACTATCAGCCCGAGGCCTACATTCCCCAGAGCGACACCTACATCGAGAAGGACGCCCTCATCAACGACGAGATCGACCGGATGCGCCACTCGGCGACGCGGTCCCTCATGGAGCGCCGGGACGTGATCGTGGTGGCGTCGGTGTCGTGTATCTACGGCATCGGCGCGCCCGAGACCTACCAGGAGATGCATCTGGCGCTGGGCCAGGGTGAGCGGATCGACCGCGACGAGATCATCCGGCGGCTCGTCAGCGTCCAGTACGAGCGCAACGACTACGACTTCCACCGGGGCACCTTCCGCGTGCGGGGCGACATCGTCGAGGTGTTTCCCGCCAATGAGGAGACCTTCGCCCTCCGCATCGAGCTGTTCGGCGACGTCGTGGACGCCCTCCATCGCATCGATCCGCTCCGGGGGGCGGTGCTGGAGCGGCTGCCGGCCGTTGGCATCTATCCGGCCAGCCACTACGTGACTCCGGCGGCCCAGCTCGAGCGCGCGCTGGGGACCATCCACGAGGAGCTGCAGGAGCGCCTGGCCTTCCTGCGGACACGCAACCGACTGCTGGAGGCGCAGCGTCTGGAGCAGCGCACGCTCTTCGACATCGAGATGCTGCGGGAGCTGGGGTACTGCCACGGCATCGAGAACTACTCGCGCCACCTGACCGGACGACGCCCCGGCGAGCCGCCGCCCGTGCTGATCGAGTATCTGCCCTCCGACGCCCTCATCATCGTCGACGAAAGCCACGTGGCCGTCCCTCAGCTCCGGGGGATGTACTACGGCGATCGCTCCCGCAAGGAGGCGCTGGTCGAGTACGGGTTCCGCCTGCCGTCGGCGTTCGACAACCGGCCCCTGACCTTCGAGGAGTTCACGCGCCTGACCGGCCAGACGGTGTATGTCTCGGCGACGCCCGGGGCCTACGAGCTGGAGATGGCAGGGGACGCCGTGGCCGAGCAGGTCATCCGCCCCACCGGGCTCATGGACCCCAAGATCACGGTGCGCCCGGCCCGCGATCAGGTCGACGACCTCCTGCACGAGATCCGGGCCCACGCCGAGCGGAACGAGCGCGTGCTGGTCACCACGCTGACCAAGCGCATGGCCGAGGACCTCACCGAGTACTACCTGCAGGCGGGGCTGCGCGTCCGGTACTTGCACTCCGACATCGACACGCTCGATCGGGTGGCGGTGATCCGCGACCTCCGGCTCGGGAAGTTCGACGCCCTCATCGGCATCAACCTGCTGCGCGAGGGGCTCGACATCCCCGAGGTCTCGCTGGTGGCCATCCTCGATGCCGACAAGGAGGGCTACCTCCGGTCGAAGACCTCGCTGATCCAGACGGCCGGGCGGACGGCCCGGAACGTCAACGGCGAGGTGATCATGTACGCCGATCAGGTGACCGACTCCATGGCGGCCACGATCCGGGAGACGGAGCGGCGGCGGCAACTCCAGGCGGCCTACAATGTCGAGCACGGCATCACCCCGGAGTCTATCCGCTCCTCGATACGGGAGCTGCTGCAGACGGTCTACGAGCGCGACTACTACACGGTCGAGGTGGAAGCGCCCGCCCAGGAGAGGTTCGAGTCGCCGGCCGCGCTCGAGCGGCGTATCGTCGAGCTGGAGACGCGGATGAAGGAGGCGGCGCGCCGGCTCGACTTCGAGCAGGCCACCGAGCTGCGCGACCGCGTCCGGGCCCTGAGGAAGCTGCAGACGGTCTGA
- the rpsT gene encoding 30S ribosomal protein S20, translated as MANIKSAIKRMRQNEKRRARNRMVRSKVRTAVKSARTALTAGAADGRAAALEAIRALDKAVTKGVVHPNTAARKKSALARRLAARV; from the coding sequence TTGGCGAACATAAAATCGGCAATCAAGCGGATGCGTCAGAACGAGAAGCGCCGCGCGCGCAACCGCATGGTCCGCTCCAAGGTCCGCACCGCCGTGAAGTCCGCCCGTACGGCGCTCACCGCGGGTGCCGCGGACGGGCGGGCGGCGGCGCTCGAGGCCATCCGCGCCCTCGACAAGGCGGTCACCAAGGGTGTCGTTCACCCCAACACCGCCGCCCGCAAGAAGTCCGCGCTCGCCCGTCGCCTCGCCGCCCGCGTGTAA